The DNA region TTTGCGTTCATGGTGTGCTTTAGTGTTTTGGTTGATTAAGAACATTCATTACTGTCCTGTCGAAATTATCTCGCGCAGAGGCGCAAGGCGCGGAGGAAATATGAGGGATGGTCATGATGCCAAGTTGGCGGATTTTATCAGCGAGGAACATTCCCCTGCTCATCTGCAAGCTAGCTTGCGAGGGTGAGCCCACAGGCAATCCTGCTCTGCGATGCAGAGCCCATGCCGGTTACTACTCTTCACTCTTGCCCCCTCGGATCCTCCTCGGGACCAAGGGCTCCGTGGTGATATTTCCTCATCGCTACCTTTCACTTTCCCGTTAAGCCCCCCCCGGTGCCCGGTGTTGAGGTGACTGTTCAGGATTCCTCCTCAAATTACCCACTCAAAATAGCGAAGAGCCCTTATTTTTTCCGGGTTTTCCGTGTGGTTCAGTTCAGTTGCCGGGAGCAGTCTGGGGCCCCTTCAGCAAACGAAGCATCGCCTCGGCGTAGCGCTTACCGAAGATGCGGGCGGAGTTGGCGTCCAGGTGCAACTTGTCGCCCCCATCGGTCAAATCCTTCGCCGAAACGCAGGCATAGTTGGAGACGGTTGACCCAAGCCCCTGCAACAGTTCATTGAACCGCTGGTTGACTTCGAGGAACTTCTCATCGAGTTGGGGCAGTTCGCCCGCGACAAACGGCACTTGCGGGGCATTCAGATCCTGGCGCAACCGGGCGATGAAGTCCGTGAACTTCGCGACATACTGCTTGCGCGAAAAATCGGTGGCCGGCCGATCCGATTCGCCCTGATGCCAGATGATCCCCTTCAACGAACCATCCTTGAGCGCGAGTTGAACCCGACGAAGCGTATCGTCGTAAGGAAACGCTTTTGTATTTGGATCCTGCACTCCCGGAGACCACAGTTTGAGCGGTGTTCCCCCAACGGCGCAGGGGATGAGCCCGATCCGGGCCTCCGGCGCCGACTCCGCCATGGCCTTGCCAAACGCGAGACCCGGGCCGACACCGGCCGAGGGTTTGTCAAAGTGCATCGGATCGGTGGCCGGCACCCATTGGCCCTCCTTGTTGAGCATGAAGACCCGGGAGTGGACCTGCTTGCTCTCCTCGTCCACCTTGCCACGCCCGGCCATGTTCGATTGGCCGACGAGCAGATACAGATCCATGCCCTTGGCCGGCGGGGTCGCCGTCTCCGCCTTGGCCGTTCCTGCGAATGCGCATAAGAGCACGGGCAGGCTCGTTACCCACGGAGCCACCTTGATAAAACGACCTGCTGCGGCCAGTAGCAGGGCCGCTCCCTGCATTCGGGATTTCATCGTGTTTGTTTTCATCATGTTTGATTTCATTTGTTGTTGATGGATGTCGGGGTTGTTTCGGGGCGCTCCACACGGCCGACGCCTAAGAGGAGGATGAGACAGGCGAGCAGGGCGAGGCCGCCGACGGCCCAGAAGACAGGGCCGTAGCCGCTCTTGTCGACCATCTGGCCGACCACGAAGGTGAAGAGCGCTCCGCCGAGGCTTGCCCCCGTGCCGGTGACTCCCAGGGCCGTTCCCATGGTTTCGGAAGTGAATGCATCGGCATGCAGTGCTAGGATGTTGGCGCTCCACATTCCGAAGCCGAAAGTCGCGAAACTGGCCCAGGCGATGGCGGCGGCGGCATTCGGCGCGCTGACGACGAAGAGGCCGCCCATCATGGCCAGGGCACCGCCGACCATCACGGACTTGCGCGCAGTGATGGTCGCGCGGCCACGGGCGATCAGGCGGTCAGACAAGGCTCCGCCAACCATCTTTCCAAGGTCCACCGTGAGATACGGAATCCAGGCGAAAAACCCGATTTCCTGGAGCGAAAAGCCCCGGCCCTTGCTGAGGTAGTCCGGCAGCCAGAAGACATAGAACCACCAGACGGGTGTGGCGACGAGGCGGGTGACGAAAAGCCCCCAGAGCGTCCGCTGGCCGTTGATCTTCCTCCAGGCGCTGCCGAAGGATGCCGCCGCAGGGCGTGGCCCGCCGCATTCGCGCATGACTTGTTCGCGGTCCCCGGAGGATAGCCAGGGGTGGGAGGAGGGTTCGCGATAGATCCACCACCAGGCCGCCAGCCAGACCAACCCCAAGGCGCCTGTCACGATGAAGGCCGCGCGCCAGCCGAACTTGAGGGCCAGGAGCGCCACCACCGGCGGCGCAACGATCGCGCCGACCGCCGAACCGCTGTCGAAGACGGCCATGGCAAAGGCGCGGCGTTCCTTCGGGAACCACAGCGAGACGGTCTTGCCGCCCGCAGGCCAGTTGCCGGCCTCACTGAAACCCAGGAGGCAACGGAACACTCCAAGACTCAACGCGCCACGGGTGAAGGCGTGCAGGATGGCGGACACCGACCACAAACCCACGAAGACCATGAACCCGACACGCGTGCCGACCTTGTCCAACCACATGCCGGACGGGACCTGCGCCACGGTGTACGCAAGCATGAACGCCGTGGTGATGGTTCCGTAGTCGGCACTCGACAGCCCGAGTTCCCCACGCAGGATCGGCAGCAACACGGAAAGCGCCTGCCGGTCCACATAGTTGATGATCGTGGAAAAGAACAACAACCCCAGGATGCACCAACGGAGGCGTTCGAGGGGGATGGAGGGGCGGGCGGTCATGGTCGTGATGGAGCTGCTCCGAAGGGGGCGGCGGTGGGTGGAGCCACGATACCGGTTTTTTACGCCGACACCCCGAAAATGCACCATCCGTCAGGGCAGCGGAGAGCACCGGAATGACCGGAGCCACTACGCCTGGCAGGGAGGATGCGTGTTTCCGGGGAGAAACGGGTTTTCATGAACTGTGAATTACACGCCCGAGACGGAGAGGAAGCCGCCGTCCACCGGCACGGTCACACCGGTCACGAAGCTGGCGCGCTCATCGTCCAACAGCCACAGGAGGCAGCCGATCAACTCGTGCGCCTCGCCGAAGCGCTTCATGGGCGTGTGGGACATGACACTCTGGCCGCGCGCGGAGAGGCCGCCGTCCTCGGTCATAAGGATCTTGCGGCTCCGTTCGTTCACGAAAAACCCGGGAGCGATCGCATTCACACGCACGCCGGCGCTGCCGAGGTAGCCGGCGAGCCATTGGGTGAAGTTGACGACGCCGGACTTGGCAACGCCGTAGGCCAGGTTGCGCGACAGCGGCTGGTAACTATTCATCGAGGCGAAGTTCACGATCGCCCCGCGCCCACGGCGGGCCATCTCGCGGCCGAACACCTGGCTCGGAATGATCGTGCCGAGCGTGTTGATTTTGATCACATCCAACATGAGGTCGGGGTTGAGGTCGAAGAACCCGCGCGGATCTTCCGGCGAATACTCGTTCATCGTCGGAGTCGCGTCGGCCTGGTTGCCGCCGGCGGAGTTGATGAGAAAGTCGACCGGGCCGATCTGATCGGCCACCTCGCGGAGTCCGGCAGCATCGAGGACATCGACACTAAATGACTGCCCAATGCCGACGGCGTCGAGTTTGGCGCGGTCGCGGCCCAGCAGGATGACATTGGCGCCGAGGCGGTGGAGTTCCTTGGCGATCGCGGAGCCGATGAGGCCGCCTGCGCCAGTCACCACGGCGGTTTTGTTTTGGTAGTAGGAGTCGTTCATGGTTTTAGAGTTGGAGCCAATCGTGGGCGTTGTCGTGGCAGATGCCGCGGACCATCGCGCTGGTCAGGGTTTCATCCTCGCTCAATCCGGCGAGAAAGTTGCAGAGAATCCGGCGGAAGTATTCATGCCGGGACATGGAAAGAAACGACCGCGAGTCGGTGGTCATGCCGATGAAGGTCGAGAGCAGGCCGTAGCTGGCGAGCGCTTCGAGATGCTGCCGGATGCCGAGCGAGTGGTCGTTGAACCACCAGGCCGGCCCGAACTGGAGCTTGCCGGGGAACGAACCGGTGAGCGTCGCGATGGCGGCGTAGTCGGCGGGATTGAGCGGGTAGAGGATCGTCCGCGGGAGTGCGTCCTCCTTGTCTAGCGTGTCCAGGAACCGGCAGAGCGCGGGGATGTCGCATGTGTTGCCGATCGTGGCGTAGCCGCCGCGCGGCCCGGCGATGGCGCGCAGCCGGGAACTGGTGTCGCGTTGAGCGCCGAGGTGGAGCTGCATCGCCCAGCCGCGCCGCGCATACTCGCGGGCCAGCGGCAGAAGCGGGTCGAGTTGACGGGGATCGTCCACGCCGTGATCGGAGAGCCGGCAGCCGCACTTCTCGAATTCATCGAAACGGGCGGCATCCACCTTCTCAGCGTCGCGCAGCGAGGGCATGACCATCGGGCCGAGCGGCAGCAGTTCCTCGTCGGGCAGGTTGGAGGTGCAGACCAGTTCCACATTGGAACGGGCGAGGAGCTGCCGGGGCGTGGGACGCACGGAGTTGCAGCGCTCCCAGATGCGGTCGGCGCTCTCGGGCGTGAGCAGTTCGTCGATGTCGAAGTAGCGCTTCAACTCGAGCTGCGTCCATTCGAAGAGCGGATTACCAAGCGTGAGCGGCACGGTCGCCGCCCATCGGTCGAACTTCTCGCGGTCGGTGGCGTCGCCGGTGATGTATTTTTCCGGCACGCCGACCACACGCATCGCGCGGTGCTTGTATTGATCGGGAGCGATCCAGAGCCGCGTGATGTTTTCAAACGGCTCGTCGCTGGCAAGCCGCTGGGGATCCAGATGGCAATGGTAGTCGATGATCGGCAGGCCGGCAGCGTGCTCGTGGTAGAGCCGCCGGGCTGCGGGGGAGTGCAGGAGCATGTCTTCGTTCATAACGGGAGTGCCGACTTGTCGGCGATGAGGATTGGGGAATCGTAGAGTGGAAGCTCAAGCGTCTCGCCGCCGACCAACCAGCACGACGAGACGATTTCCAGGGCCGTTCGCGGACGGATATTTCCGGTCCAACTCAAAAATAGCCTCCCTTTTTCGTGATCTGCTGGATGGTCTCGCCCTTGGCGACCCAGCTGAAGATTTTCTTTTCGTTGGCCAGGATCTCCTCGGCGCGCAGAAGCACATCGTAGGCGATGTCGCGCGGCACACAGACCACGCCGTCGCAATCGGCGAGAATGACATCGCCGGGCTTGATGAGCACATCACCGATCTGGATCGGGATCTGGTAGTGCGTGATGAGGCAGCGGCCGAGCGAGCCGTTCGGGATGCGGTGCTTGTAGTAGAGCGGGAAGGGCTTTTCCAGAATCTGCTTCGTGTCGCGGATGCCGCCGTCGATGCAGGCGGCGCGGACTCCCTTGCCGTATGCCGTCGCGGTCATGACGCCGCCCCAGAGGGTCGCCTTCTCGTCGTGGGATGTGTCCCACATCACGAACGAATCGGGATTCATC from Verrucomicrobiota bacterium includes:
- a CDS encoding sialate O-acetylesterase; its protein translation is MMKTNTMKSRMQGAALLLAAAGRFIKVAPWVTSLPVLLCAFAGTAKAETATPPAKGMDLYLLVGQSNMAGRGKVDEESKQVHSRVFMLNKEGQWVPATDPMHFDKPSAGVGPGLAFGKAMAESAPEARIGLIPCAVGGTPLKLWSPGVQDPNTKAFPYDDTLRRVQLALKDGSLKGIIWHQGESDRPATDFSRKQYVAKFTDFIARLRQDLNAPQVPFVAGELPQLDEKFLEVNQRFNELLQGLGSTVSNYACVSAKDLTDGGDKLHLDANSARIFGKRYAEAMLRLLKGPQTAPGN
- a CDS encoding MFS transporter, encoding MTARPSIPLERLRWCILGLLFFSTIINYVDRQALSVLLPILRGELGLSSADYGTITTAFMLAYTVAQVPSGMWLDKVGTRVGFMVFVGLWSVSAILHAFTRGALSLGVFRCLLGFSEAGNWPAGGKTVSLWFPKERRAFAMAVFDSGSAVGAIVAPPVVALLALKFGWRAAFIVTGALGLVWLAAWWWIYREPSSHPWLSSGDREQVMRECGGPRPAAASFGSAWRKINGQRTLWGLFVTRLVATPVWWFYVFWLPDYLSKGRGFSLQEIGFFAWIPYLTVDLGKMVGGALSDRLIARGRATITARKSVMVGGALAMMGGLFVVSAPNAAAAIAWASFATFGFGMWSANILALHADAFTSETMGTALGVTGTGASLGGALFTFVVGQMVDKSGYGPVFWAVGGLALLACLILLLGVGRVERPETTPTSINNK
- a CDS encoding SDR family oxidoreductase, which gives rise to MNDSYYQNKTAVVTGAGGLIGSAIAKELHRLGANVILLGRDRAKLDAVGIGQSFSVDVLDAAGLREVADQIGPVDFLINSAGGNQADATPTMNEYSPEDPRGFFDLNPDLMLDVIKINTLGTIIPSQVFGREMARRGRGAIVNFASMNSYQPLSRNLAYGVAKSGVVNFTQWLAGYLGSAGVRVNAIAPGFFVNERSRKILMTEDGGLSARGQSVMSHTPMKRFGEAHELIGCLLWLLDDERASFVTGVTVPVDGGFLSVSGV
- a CDS encoding glucuronate isomerase translates to MNEDMLLHSPAARRLYHEHAAGLPIIDYHCHLDPQRLASDEPFENITRLWIAPDQYKHRAMRVVGVPEKYITGDATDREKFDRWAATVPLTLGNPLFEWTQLELKRYFDIDELLTPESADRIWERCNSVRPTPRQLLARSNVELVCTSNLPDEELLPLGPMVMPSLRDAEKVDAARFDEFEKCGCRLSDHGVDDPRQLDPLLPLAREYARRGWAMQLHLGAQRDTSSRLRAIAGPRGGYATIGNTCDIPALCRFLDTLDKEDALPRTILYPLNPADYAAIATLTGSFPGKLQFGPAWWFNDHSLGIRQHLEALASYGLLSTFIGMTTDSRSFLSMSRHEYFRRILCNFLAGLSEDETLTSAMVRGICHDNAHDWLQL
- a CDS encoding RraA family protein encodes the protein MKKTPKKTPKKKPSLLQQEAKMMKLEKLIAERESVSTKPFPVPVKELLGRYEQIYTGAISDVLREFALLDQALPGYMRPLRDSDVVAGIAFTVKSAPNVKITGEMTFRTEMLDAMNPDSFVMWDTSHDEKATLWGGVMTATAYGKGVRAACIDGGIRDTKQILEKPFPLYYKHRIPNGSLGRCLITHYQIPIQIGDVLIKPGDVILADCDGVVCVPRDIAYDVLLRAEEILANEKKIFSWVAKGETIQQITKKGGYF